The Camelina sativa cultivar DH55 chromosome 14, Cs, whole genome shotgun sequence genome includes a window with the following:
- the LOC104740443 gene encoding developmentally-regulated G-protein 1-like: MGIIERIKEIEAEMARTQKNKATEYHLGQLKAKIAKLRTQLLEPPKGASGGGEGFEVTKYGHGRVALIGFPSVGKSTLLTMLTGTHSEAASYEFTTLTCIPGVIHYNDTKIQLLDLPGIIEGASEGKGRGRQVIAVAKSSDLVLMVLDASKSEGHRQILTKELEAVGLRLNKTPPQIYFKKKKTGGISFNTTAPLTHIDEKLCYQILHEYKIHNAEVLFRENATVDDFIDVIEGNRKYIKCVYVYNKIDVVGIDDVDRLSRQPHSIVISCNLKLNLDRLLARMWDEMGLVRVYSKPQGQQPDFDEPFVLSSDRGGCTVEDFCNHVHRTLVKDMKYALVWGTSARHNPQNCGLSQHLEDEDVVQIVKKKERDEGGRGRFKSHSNAPARIADREKKAPLKQ; this comes from the exons ATGGGGATCATCGAAAGGATTAAAGAAATCGAGGCCGAGATGGCTCGGACGCAGAAGAATAAAGCTACag AGTATCATCTTGGTCAGCTCAAGGCAAAGATTGCAAAGCTCAGGACACAACTCTTAGAGCCTCCTAAA GGTGCTAGTGGAGGTGGGGAAGGTTTTGAAGTTACCAAGTATGGTCATGGACGTGTTGCACTCATAGGATTTCCGAG TGTCGGAAAGTCCACGCTTTTGACTATGTTAACTGGAACTCATTCTGAAGCAGCCTCAtatgaatttacaacacttacATGCATCCCTGGCGTTATTCACTACAATGACACAAAGATTCAGCTTCTCGATCTTCCTGGGATTATCGAAGGTGCTTCGGAAGGAAAGGGGCGAGGAAGGCAG GTTATTGCTGTTGCAAAGTCTTCTGACCTTGTATTGATGGTTCTTGATGCCTCAAAG AGTGAAGGCCACAGGCAAATTCTGACTAAGGAACTTGAGGCTGTGGGCTTGCGGCTAAACAAAACTCCTCCACAG ATATacttcaaaaagaagaagactggtGGAATTTCTTTCAACACTACAGCACCCTTGACTCACATTGATGAGAAGCTCTGTTATCAAATTCTGCACGAATACAAGATTCACAATGCTGAG GTGCTATTTCGTGAGAATGCCACAGTGGATGACTTTATCGATGTCATTGAAGGCAACCGCAAATATATTAAGTGTGTATATGTCTACAACAAAATAGATGTGGTTGGAATTGATGATGTGGATAGACTATCGCGGCAGCCACATTCCATTGTTATTAGCTGCAATCTAAAG CTAAACTTAGACAGACTACTTGCAAGGATGTGGGATGAAATGGGCCTTGTGAGAGTTTACTCAAAGCCGCAAGGCCAGCAACCAGATTTTGATGAGCCTTTTGTCCTCTCATCT GATCGAGGTGGCTGCACAGTGGAAGACTTTTGTAAC CACGTCCACAGGACTCTCGTGAAGGATATGAAGTATGCACTCGTTTGGGGCACGAGCGCAAGGCACAATCCTCAGAATTGTGGTCTTTCTCAACATCTTGAAGACGAAGATGTTGTTCAGATCGTCAAGAAAAAG GAGAGAGACGAAGGAGGAAGAGGGCGGTTCAAGTCACACTCTAACGCCCCTGCTAGAATTGCAGACCGAGAGAAGAAAGCTCCTCTTAAGCAGTAA